gtgaaacattggtgttggttgttttggtttgaatttgcgggggttttaggtaaaaataagcgaaatcttcaaaatttttataaaaaatttcccggaatactcgaacaagtcccgttctacttttaatacgtgtttgaacttcgagagtccaatatagggacttaattattatattatactatgaaagttatattaattgtaaattattcgtaagttgtctaatatgtccggtaatgcctcataacctcgtttcggcgacggtttggggttagggggtattACAGGCCTTCAACTTGGCCATGTTAaaaagacacacgggcgtgtcacccttccacatgggcatgtgcccctgTCTGCTTGAAATTTTACACAATTTTCTAGAGTGCACAGATTAGTCCCGGATCAATTCCAAAATGTGTTCAGGGCCTTTAGGCCCATAGTAGGGACATTAAGgtattgtgaaaagttttaaattggagcaaaatttcataactaggaaatgtatgtttgcaTGTGTTGAGATAGGTAGCGCCTCGTACTTTGGTCCAGCgtcggatacgagtaaggggtgttacatgtcacacgggcgtgtggcttggtcgtgtgatcCAAGTTAAAGAGTTATACTAGTACAAACACGGGCTagggcacggccgtgtgtccctattttgaatgcccatatggcctaagacatgggcgtgtctcttggccgtgtaaaCCCtgctgttttgaaaattttttcttatttttcaaacATGTATTTTGGGGCTCGATGGCTCAAATAAGGGATTGCATTTAtgagtttaattatttttttacctgAATATAATATGATAAGAAATGTTTGGAATTTATGTTTGTTTGATCGATAAGCttcagtaatgctctgaaaccctatttcaGCGACGGATGTGAGTTACGGGTGTTAGAAGGGGTGTCGAAAAGTGCATTTTCGTGACTCTGTTTTTGTAAATCAAACttgtaaatatttttgataaatatttacgaaactagttgtgtagttaattaggttttggttaagtgaatttgcttgaattaagagtaattacgtataatgactaaattgcatatagggtgaaagttgaattatagattaaagaataattaaagggactaaaaaAGCAATTATGCCATTGTTCTTTAATGAGGTGGCATAAgtgtaaaatttatatatattattaataaattaacgttgtgatatatattataatatgttttacttaatatttaagtaaatatatataatataataataaagtaagtataataaaagaatgaatgaataaaaaaaaagagagaaagccAACGAAAccggaaaggaaagaaagaaaagaaaaaaggaaagaaagaaagaagaacttACGGCCAAgggtttcaaaaattttaaagtttaattgcTAACGTCGTACCGGAATCCTCaactaaaaaggggaaagataaagtTGACGTAGAATAGCTCGGAATtcttggtttgtatttctataatccgaaaccTAGTTACTAATTGTTGCATTTTGGTTAAATGCATATGGTAAGTGGTTTAGGTGAGTATTTGGtactttgatattgaattgaattaaagttgattaaaatggattgaattgatatatatattatgaacgtATTGACTATTTGAACTGAAATGAACAAATATGTGATAATGTGCAAATATGATAATTGGATATAGGTTGTATTTGGAAAGTGATTtggaaccctattaactgtatcgggctaagtcggatataattggcataccATAGGATATGAAGAGTTTAGGGATTTCTTCGATTTCGAGTCGATAAGGCACTGGGTGGCAATTTACTTCtgtttaaccgatgagacactgggtgttaaATTTATATAGCTCTGGGCGCATATTACTTCAAATTTTCCAATAAGGCACTGGGAgccaaattggtgtgttggttggatccgtgtatccgtccgatttcgagtcgtgttaatagggataattgaataaaatagtattatgattgatattggatgatattgtatgtgaaatgaaaacgGGATAGTGAATTCAAACATGAAAATGAGACACATGAATTACGTATTCATGAATTGGATATGAATTGAATAATATTATtgtataaaagatatatatatatatatatatattaaattgtgaaaagctattatatagcaagtgaTGATATTTGAGAATGGTATGAAATGATATATTtataaattgaatattgaatggcTAATGCCATTGTTTGAATAAATGTGGTCTTAAATGTTCAAATGTGCTTATAATTAAAATATGCATATTATATTATCATGTCTTTAAATATTTGGATTATATAAATaacactgagttttactcagcgtacgATTTTGTTTTCCGTGCGCAGATTAGGTACAGTGATTTTGAAGAGTTGTATTTGAGGTTGTAAGCATCCATCTCATCACACCTCCAAGTTCCGAGAGGgcatgttttaaaattttgaatagaatggcatgtacttaggaagaTCAAGTGTGTTCCAAGTAGTAGGGATTAAAATATAAGTTatgaaaactttttttttaatgttcaaatatattagttattagccaaaatcactttggcaccaaatgtaatatcgATATATCAGGTTCCTTGGGTGAACcgggtataggggtgttacatctttaacttttttaacaaaaaaaactaTAACAAAAGAATAGtttaggtaccaaaatgagacAAAAAAAGTactaaaatgagaaaaaaaaattagttgaagGCCAAATCGTGACATAAGTTATTTCTTTTTAAGaccaattaatataatatttataattgtaacaTCCTTAAAGTATAGAGGGTGTGGTTTAATGGCGTGTCAGGTCAAGAAAGTTAGAGAATTTTTGGAAATAGATTAAATAGGAATTTGAGAGTAAAAGTATAGAAAGTAATTAGAGCTGGTAGAAATTAGAAATATTTTCAGGATAGGAAATTATGATTTGaagtaatgactaaattgtatgaAAATGAAAAGTAGTGaggaaaaatgtaaaaattaaaagttaagtTAATAACATAAGAGTATATGAAAAACAAGGAAGGATTAGGAATAAATTTTACCAAATAAAATGTGATTCATGCATGGGAATTGTAAAGAtgataaaggttaaaatagtaattaaaaaagcAAGATATTTATGGACAATGATTCGGGGCGAAGTGTAAAGATGAAAGGTTGAAGGGCTAGGTAGCAATTTAGCCAATTTTTTAGTAAAAATCAAAAGATTGGAAGAAAAGATGAGAAAGTCTTATCTTTCTCTTCCAACCCATCCTTCACTTCTTTTTCTTTCAAAACCAAACTTTCACTCTTATTTCATCTAAGTCCTTTTCACCATTTTTGAGTCAAACATGCttgttttttcatttttctttcatgatttctcaaccaaatcaAGAGTAGAGCAAGGTAGTTATTTTAGCTTCATGAAAAATGAGTTGACAGTTAGATGAAAGGAGAGAGAAAGTTAAGGTTAGTTTGTATTAACAAGAAATCAATGTAAGAGGATGAAAATGTTTCATGGTATTCATGTTAATTTCATTAGTTGTGCATAGATATGTTATATGGTTATGATTTTAACAAGTGGATGTTATATATATTTGCTATTAAAAtgaagagaaagagaagaaagaagaggatcaaattgaagaaaaagaaaaaaggtgtGGTCAATGAGCGAAGGAAGAAAGAAACTCTACAATCAAGCCTTGTTTGTAAGTATTACAAGGATTTAATCCTATTTCTTTAGATATCTATAGTAAGAAttataaattaaatgttaaattttagatTTATGTATAGAAGTAATATacaagactaaattataaagatagTAAACTATGATACAAGAATGTGAATGTGAATGAGAATCAAAGTGGTAAAGTAAGTTAAGTGTATTAAAATTATTGTATGTGTgtgaaaaagatgtgaaattaaatggaAGTTATAATTGAAATTATAAgattaagaactaaattgaaagaaattggaAGTTGGTATAATTGATACTAAGCCCAAGTGTATGGAtatgaattattaaaatattaatggcATGCTCTTAAGGAATATACTGCGCGCTTCTTGTTTATCCACTTCGGCGGAGTTTAGTTTCGTTCTGTATGTCCTAATTATTCTCATCAATCTTCTTTGGGCCTTGTAAGTGAAATACGAATTGGTAAGtgtaattttgataaatgtgattgATACTATGAATAATTATATTTACATATGTATTTACAATATAAAATGTAGTTTATGATTTAGTTCTTGgagtacttactaagctattttaGCTTAACGCGTTTTCTTTAACACGTAGGTTGAAGTAGGAAAGAGAATTTAGAAGCGGTTTGAGACCTACTGGTCTCATCACATCTCGAGGCTAAGAGAGTATGACTTTTAAATTTTGGGTTAGAAGGACATGTACATAGGTATTTAGTGTGTGTTTCTATTagaaaggactaaaatgtaaactttatAAACTTTATAAATTATAAGAACTTAATCTAAATGTTTGAGTAGTATGATGATAAGATGGTGTTATGGtggttttaaatgtttaaattatcAATTGGTTGGTTTGCTATTGGAATTTGACATGCAGGGACTAaggtgtaaaattttaaaatttgcaaaatttccttCAATTTTGGCTCACATGACTTTAGAGAGTTACAGAGGCTAGCTGAACTGCTATGTGAGTGCTGAAATTGGTCAGTTTTGgaaccacacggcctggccatacgaCCATATGCcctatttttcataaaaattcatatttcacttTAAAACACTGCTTTAAATACTAAAATGTTTAAGGAACTTATTGTGCTCCTTCCTAACATTGATAATGGTAAATTAATGACTCGATAAGTTACAAATAGGTTCAAATTGAGGCTTTGCTTAttaaagtttaattggttaatACTTTAATATTTAATGCAACATTCCTATATTTGATTCGATAATCGAGttaagtatagggtgttacaataataatattgttataattattgtttattatttttatatattcaatAAACTATTATAAATatagtaatttaaataataacaaCATGAAAAAGCGTACTTTATGCGGTCACTTCAGTAAGTAATTTTGCTAACTCAATCACTTTGATCCAAAACCAAAACAAGAAAGAGCTCACTGAGTCAAAGCTAAGAAGTTACTTTGTTTAAGGGAACACCTTAACTAATATTGTACAACCATACAATGACAAGACTATATCTTTCATTAGCACTTATCTCTTATATGTTTAGCATATGAATCATCGTGAAATCACATTATGACCTACTTAAAACTCTATAGCAATAAGTGCAATCACACTTGAGTACACGTATAGAAAATCTACTATAACTCAACTAATGACTCGCTTTACCAAAACCAttgtccaaaaaaaaaaaaaaaaacctttgcatattaaaatattatcaaaCTTTCCCAAAATCTTTCTTTTCTCTCTAAAATCACCGGAACAACCTTAGAAAACTTTGGGTAGCAATTCTTATATTAACAATATTCTTAATGTCTTATTAAAAGTATTCTTAATAATTATCTGAAAATACAAAGCAGCCAACTCTTAATCTTATCCTAAAGTAGCCCTTGTTTGGCTAGTGGATTTCAGATCTGGAgatttacaaaaataatttagTTTTTGGTCAATGGATTATTGGAGTAGGCTTTTCTCATGGTCCAAAAATATTTACATCAACTAATCTTTGGTCAATGGACTATTAGAGTCGACCTTTTTCCAAAATTGGAATTTAGTTCACATTTTATTTGGATTTTGGTTTCGGAGATAAACATCCCCCCAGATTTTGATCATCGGAATCTGACTTTTCTCATGGTCCCATCGTTCGACTAAAGTTGGCATTTAAGTTGGATTCTGGTTGGCTTTATTTAAACTAAAACTCATCATTGGTGCCTTAATTAGTGTTCTAATTCCATTTTGATGTAGCCTATTTTGCTCCTGAAAGACGGCTAGTTTCCAACTGAAAACGGAACTAAAATTGGCAAAGCAGGAAGGTAGAATAGGGAAGGATGAATTGTATGACCAGTAATCAAAATAAATGATGCAGTTAGCAACTTATATCTTATCCACCATAAAATATTCAAATGCCAAAGAAAAAAAACACAAGTACCAGCTTCATAACCGGTGCTAGTCTTCTTGATCTGCAAACTTCAAGCCATTTGGGATGCTCATGAACCAGGGTTGCTTGCTGCCATCTCCATGAGTTACAGCAGTTTTTATAAGAGGATTACGGAATCGTTATTTTTCAAATGTAACATTGCTGTCTTAGAATCCTAATAAGTTTTTGTATGACCAGATTATCCATAAAGCACTCTGGTTCtctgattttttttatttgcaaCTGGTACACTCTCACGCCTCTAGATTCTCCTAAAAAGAACATTTCTTTCTTGTCAGAGAGGGTATATAAAAAAATGCCATTCTCAAGATAGCAGCTGCTTGAAGAAATCCTTGCGGTTGTATTTTTCATACGGGTTAGCAAAGCAAGTGCTTTTTTTTGCTCAACACGGGAAGATAACCATCTTGGTTTCAAAGATTCTGCACAATCTGGCAGTAAAAGCCTAATGCCAGGTTACAAAATGAAGCTTTGAAATCCTTGATGGTTCAATTTAAAGTAACATAAGAGACGCAAGTTGAAATCCATCCTAAATAATCGCTATGGAGACACTAGAAGTTGCATTTATCTTCAGTGAGTGCTCTGGGATATATGTACGACCTGTTGCATCATAAGGGATCAACCATAAACATTACATTTGATGATATCCAGTAACAAAGCGTAACATTTTATGGAATGAAGAAACTAAAATGAAATGAGCAAGATCAACAAAAGGTGCCCGTGAGAATGTGAACATAAAATATACTACCTTATTGGTTGAAGAGAAGAAACTACTAAATACAATGTAATCCAGAAAATGCAATCATTATTCTATTATGCTCTAAGTGCACCGGAGTTTTATCTTTCAGTGTCATACATGGATATATGATGTGCTCAGGATCAGTGCAAGGCTAACTATCAAATCATAAATAGATCTCATAGACAACATAGAAACCAGATATAACAATTTTCAATTATGCCACTTGCAAGGTAgatcatttaataataataataatactaaaagcAGATGGGTACCTTTCTCCTTAACATCAATCCGTAAACTGTCCAAAGTTATAATGCCATCAATTAATGGAAGTAGCTCAAGCTTGATGGTAGCCGTAGATTGAGCAGGAACACATCTGAAGCAATCAATCGAAATTGTTATCATTTTCTATATCCAAATTTTGAAATAGTATTATAAAAGGTGATGCATTACCCTAATGGTACTCTACTCTGCAGCCAGAGATGAGTATATCCCCAATAGGAAGTTGGAATGAAATTAGATATTGTAGTCAACTGCTCATTGGAAGATGTAATCCTAGTCCTAGCGTCACCATTCTGTTTCTGATTCTCTGATACAGTGGGCATTGAGCTGAATCTCTTCACTGCATTATTGTGCCTCTCGCTACTTGCTTTCCCCTCAAGATCAGAAAAACCAATAAATGGGCTCAATGGTGCTGTCGGATAAGAATTCAAGGATACCACAGATGGAGGTGAGGTAAAGGAGGCTGGGGCAAGAACTGTCATAGTTAGATCTTCAGGTGTCAAATTTGATGCCTGAAGAGTTAAGACCTGACAATCACACCAGTTGAATGAGAATTGTCATGGTTAGAAAAATTGATAGTGCACAAGGATGAAAGAGAGTGAGAATCAAATAGCATAAAACCTGAACTGGAAGCTGGGTGATTCTTTCATTGGGTCTAGAATATTGTCCGGACATTTTGCATGTGACAGATATCATAAGATCCCTTAAAACCCGTGGTCTCCAATTTGTTGGCTGCTTTAAAAACAATCTTGATTCTAAAACATAAAAAGGAACCAGTACACTAATAGTTAGAACATGTATATTACTGCAAACTTGTTGGATGATATTGTAAACTGAGAGAAATGCAAGCACATACTGCTGTAATTGCAGCGGCATGATACCATAATTGCATACTTCTGAACATTTGAAGTACTCCCCTTTTTGTCGGAAGTCTTCAAACAAGGTTTCAAAGTGGATGACTTGGACTTTCCTCCATAAATTTTGAGGTCTTTCCATATAGAAGAAGctggttttaaaataaaagaatgcTCTTCACCCCTCCTGCAACAGAAACCATCAATAAGCTCACGGGATAGAACTCTGCTAAACCTTAATTCCAGACCCACTTCAAGATATTAGATAACAGCCAAATATATGTATACAGTATACCCTTCAAAGTCAGTCCTCATGTATGCAGCATTTGTAgcaaatttacttatttaatattcTACAACAATTTGGTTTTGTTGCTCGTAAAATGAATCAGCCACATTCTAAGAAAGCGTGACTAGATATGGCAAAAAAAGAtgaatatatttttctttttgagGGTATACCCTAATCATCATGCTAAACTGCTAAATGTCAAAAAACATTGAGAAGTAAATTAAGGTACCTAAAGTGAAAACAACCTGAGAGCTAGATTTGGCAAACAATGGCCATCTCCCGCTTCAATACATGCAATTGGTAAGGAAGCAGGTGGTCCACCTTTTGAAGCCTCTTCTAAAACAAGTGTTATAGCATCTATGTATACTACAATATCTGGTATATGTGCTGGAGAAACATTCTGCAAAATAacttcataagtaaataaaagaacCTAGCGAGCATGTCCACAGAGAGTGGAGACGAAGTGTTTGTGATTTATCAGGTATAGTAAACATTAAGATTTACCTTTATCAGAACACAAAGGAGGTCATCTGTATTACAGTTGGCAGAATAAGAATGAATCTCAACAGGTTTAATTATTTCAAGTTTCCTCCTCCATCTTCGTCCTGGGATATGGATCCCTTCTAATCCACAACGGACAGAAAATCTTTCTCGCTCTAGTGACACACCCCGAAATGATAAAATATCTTCAATCCCTGTTCTTTGACTCTTCAAAATCTTTTGAGAAGAGTAATGGTCCACCTCATCAAGGTCAAATGATAATTTAGAACTTTGTGCTTTAGCGGGTCCACGAGGAGGAAAATTTTGAGGAAGCGATGACATGGAGTAACTTCTAAAATTACTAAAAGAAAAGAGctgggagccagaggaggcagAAAGGGTAGATCTATGAGATGGGCTACCAATTCCAGAACCTAAAGGATGAGAAGATAAAGCACGAGGTGAAAGAAGAGTGTTATCCACAGGAAGCAACCATTTCAACAGTTCTCCACATGGATCGTGATTTGCATAAACTCCATTGTCCTCATTCTCAGAGAGGTTTCTGTCCAGATATTTCTCAAACTGAAGAATTTCAATGACAGGATCTCTGAAAAAACCAACGCCAACATTTACTTGTAAAAGTACCTGCATCCTTCCAAACAGAGAAATAGAATGAGAATCATTAGTCTGAATCAACAAGTCAACTAGCCAAGAAAACAGTTGATTCAATATGCCAACTAGAACAATGGATTGTGAAACAAAACAGAAGCGTTGCATCTAAGGGCTTCTGCGGTCAATTGTAGAACAAGAGAAGCCCTAGTTAATAGTTAAGGAAAGTAGTTTAAAATCTGAATAAGCTGAAAAAAAGAACCAAAAAGTCAGCAGCCAGGTTGCAAAATGTAGCAAATTGAAGTTCAGTTACATAACTAGCAATGCCCTCATAAGCAACCCTCCAAATTATAAGGTAAGAATATCCTACCTGAAATTACTTTTTACATTACTCGAAGTTACCAACCTTTTCTCACAACACCATCCAAGAACTCAAGTCTTTGAATATAGGTTACATCAGCAAATCTTGATATCAAATAGCAATGTCTAACACTCTCAGTAGCAAAGATCCACAAAGATGGAGTTTAGGAGCTCAACTTGACATTAAGGTACTAACCAATAGTGCACCCATCTTGTCATAAATATGGTTAATCTTCAATAACTTGGCTCAAAATCTCTCTATTCtcctcattttcttttttcaattttttgtttGGCTTCGTAGGAAATCCAATTGTCTGTAGCTTTGTTATTAAAAGATTTATTGTCAGAAAAAGGAGACAGTTCTTGGGATAGAAAGGTGAATTCTTGCCAGGTTTTGACAGTGGGGGATTGGAAAACGCTTTAGCCTCTAATTGGAGGCAAGACAGAAAGGGGATGGTTCAAGCAAGAGTCAGAGATAGGTTGCAGAGAATGCATAACTTCTATGCGACCCTGCCCCTGCCATTCTTTTCTCTAGGGAAGTGAGCATTGCTCACTTACCCAGCTAAATGTTTACCAGGTTCAACAATAATACATCCAACATAGTTAGACAGAACTATCGAGCAGCTTTTACAATAACACCATTTGCATGCAAAACAGACACAGTTAACTTGCTAATATCAGCTAAAAGAAATTAAGTGCAAATGCCTGCCACATTTATCTTAAGTCAAAGCAAATAGGAAAACAATATCTTTAACAATTTAGTTCTTCAGTGGTTCTTACCACTATATCTCCATTGGAAAGAGAGCAACAGTTAACAGTATCTCTAGCAACTCCACTAGAAACATTAGCATCAAAGTTTCCTCTATCAATAACCGCAGTCCAACTAGATATATTCTTGGTAGTGTTTTTGGCTTCATTTGCAATAGATTGTTGACTATCAATTTCATATGAATCAGAAGCTATCTGAGAAGCACCTTTTTTTGACCACAAAGGCTCATCCCACTCTGCAATCCTCACAAAGAAATGAGAGTTATTAAACCTTTTCAATAGTGTTTCTGTCTGTCTTCTCTGCTCTTCCATTCTAAGAAATGATTCACTATCAGAGACATCTGTTGCTGGATCAATCTTCTCTTTCTCCAAATTTTCATCATTCTGACTTATTACTGCACCATTAGGACTCACTTCCTCTCCTCCAGCCACTGAACTTGTCTCGCGCTCCATGTCTCCATTTTGTTTCTCAGTGCCTTTC
This window of the Gossypium arboreum isolate Shixiya-1 chromosome 12, ASM2569848v2, whole genome shotgun sequence genome carries:
- the LOC108479895 gene encoding uncharacterized protein LOC108479895 isoform X2 — protein: MAESSYVPKSVTSLERLIVEDPFPEYLKVENHGQSNGLLGKNAGAACDKNASVIASHIDMSEEDGWIIIPNKDLPDDWDCAPHMRSLRSLDRSFVFPGEQVHVLVCLSACNQETETITPFKVAEVMSKNGMQKGTEKQNGDMERETSSVAGGEEVSPNGAVISQNDENLEKEKIDPATDVSDSESFLRMEEQRRQTETLLKRFNNSHFFVRIAEWDEPLWSKKGASQIASDSYEIDSQQSIANEAKNTTKNISSWTAVIDRGNFDANVSSGVARDTVNCCSLSNGDIVVLLQVNVGVGFFRDPVIEILQFEKYLDRNLSENEDNGVYANHDPCGELLKWLLPVDNTLLSPRALSSHPLGSGIGSPSHRSTLSASSGSQLFSFSNFRSYSMSSLPQNFPPRGPAKAQSSKLSFDLDEVDHYSSQKILKSQRTGIEDILSFRGVSLERERFSVRCGLEGIHIPGRRWRRKLEIIKPVEIHSYSANCNTDDLLCVLIKNVSPAHIPDIVVYIDAITLVLEEASKGGPPASLPIACIEAGDGHCLPNLALRRGEEHSFILKPASSIWKDLKIYGGKSKSSTLKPCLKTSDKKGSTSNVQKYAIMVSCRCNYSKSRLFLKQPTNWRPRVLRDLMISVTCKMSGQYSRPNERITQLPVQVLTLQASNLTPEDLTMTVLAPASFTSPPSVVSLNSYPTAPLSPFIGFSDLEGKASSERHNNAVKRFSSMPTVSENQKQNGDARTRITSSNEQLTTISNFIPTSYWGYTHLWLQSRVPLGCVPAQSTATIKLELLPLIDGIITLDSLRIDVKEKGRTYIPEHSLKINATSSVSIAII
- the LOC108479895 gene encoding uncharacterized protein LOC108479895 isoform X3; its protein translation is MRSLRSLDRSFVFPGEQVHVLVCLSACNQETETITPFKVAEVMSKNGMQKGTEKQNGDMERETSSVAGGEEVSPNGAVISQNDENLEKEKIDPATDVSDSESFLRMEEQRRQTETLLKRFNNSHFFVRIAEWDEPLWSKKGASQIASDSYEIDSQQSIANEAKNTTKNISSWTAVIDRGNFDANVSSGVARDTVNCCSLSNGDIVVLLQVNVGVGFFRDPVIEILQFEKYLDRNLSENEDNGVYANHDPCGELLKWLLPVDNTLLSPRALSSHPLGSGIGSPSHRSTLSASSGSQLFSFSNFRSYSMSSLPQNFPPRGPAKAQSSKLSFDLDEVDHYSSQKILKSQRTGIEDILSFRGVSLERERFSVRCGLEGIHIPGRRWRRKLEIIKPVEIHSYSANCNTDDLLCVLIKNVSPAHIPDIVVYIDAITLVLEEASKGGPPASLPIACIEAGDGHCLPNLALRRGEEHSFILKPASSIWKDLKIYGGKSKSSTLKPCLKTSDKKGSTSNVQKYAIMVSCRCNYSKSRLFLKQPTNWRPRVLRDLMISVTCKMSGQYSRPNERITQLPVQVLTLQASNLTPEDLTMTVLAPASFTSPPSVVSLNSYPTAPLSPFIGFSDLEGKASSERHNNAVKRFSSMPTVSENQKQNGDARTRITSSNEQLTTISNFIPTSYWGYTHLWLQSRVPLGCVPAQSTATIKLELLPLIDGIITLDSLRIDVKEKGRTYIPEHSLKINATSSVSIAII
- the LOC108479895 gene encoding uncharacterized protein LOC108479895 isoform X1; the protein is MNFLLLRSNQQGTPESPSVQEDMAESSYVPKSVTSLERLIVEDPFPEYLKVENHGQSNGLLGKNAGAACDKNASVIASHIDMSEEDGWIIIPNKDLPDDWDCAPHMRSLRSLDRSFVFPGEQVHVLVCLSACNQETETITPFKVAEVMSKNGMQKGTEKQNGDMERETSSVAGGEEVSPNGAVISQNDENLEKEKIDPATDVSDSESFLRMEEQRRQTETLLKRFNNSHFFVRIAEWDEPLWSKKGASQIASDSYEIDSQQSIANEAKNTTKNISSWTAVIDRGNFDANVSSGVARDTVNCCSLSNGDIVVLLQVNVGVGFFRDPVIEILQFEKYLDRNLSENEDNGVYANHDPCGELLKWLLPVDNTLLSPRALSSHPLGSGIGSPSHRSTLSASSGSQLFSFSNFRSYSMSSLPQNFPPRGPAKAQSSKLSFDLDEVDHYSSQKILKSQRTGIEDILSFRGVSLERERFSVRCGLEGIHIPGRRWRRKLEIIKPVEIHSYSANCNTDDLLCVLIKNVSPAHIPDIVVYIDAITLVLEEASKGGPPASLPIACIEAGDGHCLPNLALRRGEEHSFILKPASSIWKDLKIYGGKSKSSTLKPCLKTSDKKGSTSNVQKYAIMVSCRCNYSKSRLFLKQPTNWRPRVLRDLMISVTCKMSGQYSRPNERITQLPVQVLTLQASNLTPEDLTMTVLAPASFTSPPSVVSLNSYPTAPLSPFIGFSDLEGKASSERHNNAVKRFSSMPTVSENQKQNGDARTRITSSNEQLTTISNFIPTSYWGYTHLWLQSRVPLGCVPAQSTATIKLELLPLIDGIITLDSLRIDVKEKGRTYIPEHSLKINATSSVSIAII